A genomic window from Bubalus bubalis isolate 160015118507 breed Murrah chromosome X, NDDB_SH_1, whole genome shotgun sequence includes:
- the LOC102402428 gene encoding nuclear RNA export factor 2 has product MSERQHQQKNTHRTKNNRTYKNEEYRGGDSSPEGRNKGWSSFQDDFDKRSPRYEDNGYETQPSHHCDDDGSMVMRNVHEGPKKRHFPYSFRGNGRRVRWRREGSISVTVWGKGKPVMKEMRENTQDGAQGSWFKVTIPHGKKYDKIWLMNSIQSLCSVCFTPVDFHYVKNGAQFFVQKASTASALMDVSYKIYDEENQKIPIFVNPSAVPYSVRNKLGPEKMEMLKLAFNKRFDVSQQSLDLQRLRFDPNLMGHDIEIILNRRNCMAAALQIIKKNFPELLSLNLSCNKLYHLDGLSDIVHMVPTIKILNLSNNELNSMWELNKMKGLKLEELWLRGNPLCDRFPDQSTYLSAIIECFPKLLRLDGQELPSTVVTDSHTPCATKPSKENNKETDTLKNVILQFLKQYYSIYDSGNRYGLLSAYHHNACFSLTIPFHSEDPALSSLCPYFKDSRNMKKVKDPNLRVQQLKHTNNDIVRALCVLPQTQHDFSSFLVDMWFWTGTMLCFSVNGVFKEVEGGSQECVRAFTRTFIITPTSSSSLCIVNDELFVMEAGPKNTQSAFSIPEPTPSTSSVAALSEEQQQMVQAFSAQSGMNCQWSQKCLQDNEWNYTRAGQVFCMFKTEGKIPEEAFKEIP; this is encoded by the exons ATGTCTGAGAGACAGCACCAACAAAAAAATACTCATCGAACAAAGAACAATAGGACATACAAAAATGAAG AATACAGAGGTGGTGATAGTTCacctgaaggaagaaataaaggttGGAGTTCTTTCCAAGATGATTTTGACAAGAGGAGCCCTCGTTATGAAGATAATGGATATGAGACTCAGCCTTCACACCACTGTGATGATGATGGAAGTATGGTGATGAGGAATGTCCATGAGGGCCCCAAAAAAAGACA CTTTCCCTATTCCTTCCGAGGCAACGGGAGGAGAGTGAGATGGCGCAGAGAAGGCAGTATCTCTGTTACTGTGTGGGGAAAAGGAAAACCTGTGATGAAAGAAATGAGGGAGAACACACAAGATGGTGCCCAAGGGAGCTGGTTTAAGGTCACA ATTCCTCATGGGAAAAAGTATGACAAGATATGGCTAATGAACTCAATCCAGAGTCTTTGCAGTGTCTGCTTTACTCCAGTGGAT TTCCACTATGTGAAAAATGGGGCTCAATTCTTTGTCCAGAAAGCTAGCACTGCCTCTGCCTTGATGGATGTAAGCTACAAGATCTATGATGAGGAGAACCAAAAG ATACCTATCTTTGTCAACCCCTCTGCTGTTCCCTACTCTGTGCGTAATAAGTTGGGACCAGAAAAAATGGAGATGTTAAAG cTGGCCTTTAACAAACGATTtgatgtctcccagcaatctcttGACCTCCAGAGGCTCCGCTTTGACCCAA ACTTGATGGGCCATGATATTGAGATAATTCTGAATCGAAGAAACTGCATGGCTGCTGCCCTGCAGATCATCAAGAAGAACTTCCCTGAG CTATTGTCCTTGAACCTGAGCTGCAACAAACTGTACCACCTGGACGGCCTGTCTGACATTGTGCACATGGTCCCCACAATCAAGATACTGAACCTCTCCAACAATGAG CTGAACTCTATGTGGGAGTTGAACAAGATGAAGGGGCTGAAGCTTGAAGAGCTGTGGCTGCGAGGGAACCCACTGTGTGACAGATTTCCAGACCAGTCCACCTACTTAAG TGCCATCATAGAATGTTTCCCAAAGTTACTGCGCCTG GATGGCCAGGAGTTACCCTCAACAGTTGTCACTGACAGTCACACTCCCTGTGCAACAAAGCCCAGCAAG gaaaacaataaagaaactgACACACTGAAGAATGTGATCCTTCAATTCCTGAAGCA ATATTACTCGATCTATGACTCTGGAAACAGATATGGCCTCCTCAGTGCTTACCACCACAATGCCTGCTTCTCCCTGACCATTCCATTCCACTCTGAGGATCCAGCCCT AAGCAGCTTATGCCCGTACTTCAAGGACAGCAGGAATATGAAGAAGGTCAAGGACCCCA ACCTGCGTGTCCAGCAGCTGAAGCACACAAATAATGACATTGTGCGTGCCCTCTGTGTGTTGCCCCAAACTCAGCATGACTTCAGCTCCTTCCTGGTGGACATGTGGTTCTGGACA GGTACGATGCTctgcttctctgtcaatggggtGTTCAAGGAAG TGGAAGGAGGGTCTCAGGAGTGTGTGCGTGCCTTCACCCGGACCTTCATCATTACCCCTACCAGCTCTTCAAG TCTTTGTATAGTGAATGACGAGCTATTTGTGATGGAAGCCGGGCCTAAAAACACCCAGAGTGCATTCTCCATCCCAGAGCCCACACCGTCCACCAGCTCCGTGGCCGCTTTGTCCGAGGAACAGCAGCAAATGGTACAAGCCTTCTCCGCTCAGTCTGGGATGAACTGTCAGTGGTCTCAGAA